Proteins from a genomic interval of Pseudomonas silesiensis:
- a CDS encoding APH(3')-II family aminoglycoside O-phosphotransferase yields the protein MYIPAQWSKTFSGAPIERQTIGESGAEVFRIRCINGKHLFVKSEPIGAHSELPQEIERLRWMNRLDLPGPTVLDVTTENNRHWLLMNAVPGQDLASANDLSAPQVISVLAMALRTLHQVPIETCPFDHSLEQRIAAARSRVSAGLVDEADFDDERQGRTAEEVFTQMLSMLPETYDLAVTHGDACLPNFMVEGSSFTGYIDCGRLGISDIYQDLALAARSIERNLGPAWGAPFFRAYGVEPDQRRIAFYCLLDEFY from the coding sequence ATGTATATTCCTGCCCAATGGTCCAAAACATTCAGTGGGGCGCCTATTGAACGACAAACTATCGGAGAGTCAGGGGCAGAGGTTTTTCGCATTCGCTGCATCAACGGGAAACACCTGTTCGTGAAGTCCGAGCCCATTGGCGCGCACAGTGAGCTACCGCAAGAGATTGAGCGTCTTCGCTGGATGAACCGCTTAGACCTGCCTGGGCCGACGGTTCTTGATGTGACGACAGAAAACAATCGCCATTGGTTACTCATGAATGCCGTCCCCGGACAGGATCTGGCCAGTGCCAACGACTTGTCTGCTCCCCAAGTCATCAGCGTCCTGGCGATGGCTCTGCGTACTCTGCACCAGGTGCCAATTGAGACATGTCCCTTTGACCACTCCCTGGAGCAGCGCATAGCAGCCGCCAGGAGTCGAGTGAGCGCCGGGCTTGTTGACGAGGCAGACTTTGACGATGAACGACAGGGGCGGACCGCTGAGGAAGTTTTCACACAGATGCTGTCGATGCTCCCTGAAACATATGATCTTGCGGTTACCCACGGCGATGCCTGCCTGCCGAATTTCATGGTCGAAGGAAGCAGCTTTACCGGCTACATCGACTGCGGCCGACTAGGCATCAGTGACATCTATCAAGATCTTGCACTGGCGGCCCGAAGCATTGAGCGCAATTTGGGACCTGCATGGGGAGCTCCATTTTTTCGCGCTTATGGTGTGGAGCCAGATCAGCGCCGTATAGCATTTTACTGTTTGCTGGATGAGTTCTACTGA
- a CDS encoding alpha/beta fold hydrolase encodes MKMALQDTTGKTRRRLLGSSLLAFALFGVLGAAQAQTSTAAQPAATNAGATHASPSPFGPLKHVNAGLLNVAYAETGPADGPVVILLHGWPYDIHSYDEVAPLLAAKGYRVLMPYARGYGDTHFLSDKTLRNGQPAALASDVIDFMDALKIKQAVLGGYDWGARSAGIVSALWPERVKALVSVSGYLIGNQAAGKNPLPPKAELQWWYQFYFATDRGRAGYEKNTHDFARLIWQLASPQWAFDDATFERSAKALDNPDHVDITVFNYRWRLGLVQGESRYEALEQKLATAPAISVPTITLEGDANGAPHPAPEDYAKRFTGKYEFRLISGGIGHNLPQEDPQAFAKAVIDADHL; translated from the coding sequence ATGAAAATGGCACTGCAGGATACAACCGGCAAAACCCGCCGCCGTCTGCTCGGCTCGTCGCTCCTCGCGTTCGCCCTGTTCGGCGTTCTCGGTGCGGCCCAGGCGCAAACCAGCACCGCCGCGCAGCCCGCCGCGACCAACGCCGGCGCCACTCATGCATCCCCCTCTCCGTTCGGCCCGTTGAAGCATGTCAACGCCGGGCTGCTGAACGTGGCGTACGCCGAAACAGGCCCCGCCGACGGGCCGGTGGTCATACTCCTGCATGGCTGGCCGTACGACATTCACAGCTATGACGAGGTCGCTCCCTTGCTGGCAGCCAAGGGCTATCGTGTGTTGATGCCCTATGCGCGAGGCTACGGCGACACGCATTTTCTTTCGGACAAAACCCTGCGCAATGGCCAACCCGCTGCGCTGGCCAGTGACGTCATCGACTTCATGGATGCACTGAAAATCAAGCAAGCCGTACTCGGCGGCTATGATTGGGGCGCGCGTTCGGCCGGCATCGTCTCGGCGCTGTGGCCGGAACGGGTCAAGGCGCTGGTCTCGGTCAGCGGCTATCTGATCGGCAACCAGGCGGCCGGCAAGAACCCGCTGCCACCCAAGGCTGAGTTGCAGTGGTGGTATCAGTTCTACTTCGCCACCGACCGCGGCCGCGCCGGGTACGAGAAAAACACCCACGACTTTGCCAGGCTGATCTGGCAATTGGCATCGCCGCAATGGGCCTTCGATGACGCCACCTTCGAGCGCAGTGCCAAGGCGCTGGACAACCCCGACCATGTCGACATCACTGTATTCAACTACCGCTGGCGCCTGGGCCTGGTCCAGGGCGAAAGCCGCTACGAAGCGCTCGAACAGAAACTGGCCACGGCACCTGCCATCAGTGTGCCGACCATTACCCTGGAAGGCGATGCCAACGGCGCCCCGCACCCGGCCCCCGAGGATTACGCCAAGCGCTTCACCGGCAAATACGAGTTCCGGCTGATCAGCGGCGGCATCGGCCACAACCTGCCCCAGGAAGACCCGCAGGCGTTCGCCAAGGCGGTGATCGATGCGGATCACCTGTGA
- a CDS encoding AbrB family transcriptional regulator: MSFLPRRLLHTPPVQWIALLLLAGAGGQLLKFLQVPAGEFLGPMLVAIGFGVCGASIRVHRHAFRLGQGAVGILAAHSMTLAVLTSLAQSWPMMLFATMLTVCLSALVGLAMVRLGGIPASTAAWGVAPGAASVMVSMSEDFGADSRVVATMQYVRVVCVVLIGALVSHWLGAPTGRSELHAASAVLPHFNLLDVVLTLATLLAGVALGNAIPAGALLMPLLLGAVLQMSGLLQITMPGWLLATAYGAIGCYVGLGFDRLTIRYVWRRMPAMILGAVVMIAVCALSAFLLAALLDKDFLSVYLATSPGGLDSMAIIAVDTHSDVGLVLAMQTLRLFVVLLTGAYLARLIIRLASRWEVVRT; this comes from the coding sequence TTGTCTTTTCTTCCACGGCGACTTCTCCATACCCCTCCCGTCCAATGGATCGCGTTATTGCTGCTGGCCGGGGCAGGCGGTCAGTTATTGAAGTTTCTGCAGGTGCCCGCCGGGGAGTTTTTAGGGCCGATGCTCGTGGCTATCGGGTTTGGTGTGTGCGGTGCGAGCATTCGTGTGCACCGCCATGCGTTCAGACTGGGGCAGGGGGCCGTGGGTATTCTTGCCGCGCATTCCATGACCCTGGCGGTACTCACTTCACTCGCCCAGTCCTGGCCCATGATGCTTTTTGCAACGATGCTGACCGTGTGCCTCAGTGCGCTGGTCGGCCTTGCCATGGTGCGCTTGGGCGGTATACCCGCCAGTACGGCGGCCTGGGGGGTGGCGCCGGGCGCTGCTTCAGTGATGGTCTCGATGTCTGAAGACTTCGGCGCCGACTCGCGGGTGGTCGCCACCATGCAGTACGTTCGGGTGGTGTGCGTGGTGCTGATCGGTGCACTGGTCAGTCATTGGCTGGGGGCACCGACCGGGCGCAGCGAGTTGCACGCGGCAAGCGCTGTGTTGCCACACTTCAATCTGTTGGACGTGGTGCTCACCCTGGCTACGCTGCTGGCGGGTGTCGCATTGGGTAATGCCATTCCGGCCGGCGCACTGCTCATGCCTTTGCTGCTGGGGGCCGTCTTGCAAATGAGCGGCTTGTTGCAAATAACCATGCCTGGCTGGCTGCTTGCCACGGCGTACGGAGCGATTGGTTGCTACGTGGGCCTGGGCTTTGATCGCCTGACGATCCGTTACGTTTGGCGGCGGATGCCGGCGATGATCCTTGGCGCGGTGGTGATGATTGCAGTGTGTGCGTTGTCAGCCTTTTTGCTGGCGGCGCTGCTTGATAAGGATTTTCTCTCGGTTTACCTGGCCACCAGCCCGGGCGGGCTGGATTCCATGGCGATCATTGCGGTGGACACCCACTCCGATGTCGGGCTGGTACTGGCCATGCAGACTTTGCGCTTGTTCGTGGTGCTGCTGACGGGCGCATATTTGGCGCGCTTGATCATTCGGTTGGCGAGTCGCTGGGAAGTGGTCCGGACCTGA
- a CDS encoding LysR family transcriptional regulator codes for MELRDLVYFETIAALGHLGKAAEKLNRSQPALTKSIQRLEESLGARLFERDGRRIKLTPVGELLKVRGKQLQQSIAETQREVRDFASGVMGNIRLGCAASMADNLLPHLTGALLSRAPEVTLNLVIGQDDFLREGLLSGRLDMVICPQYEADPLLDTHALFDDEAVVVASRHHPLFNASYQMRDLCQYRWVLPATTVAARRWIDNAFQARDLPLPRVQIETTSISLLPRLIGETHLLCFLARETLEDVKGVTHLREVALKETTMKRTIVVFVRMGAYLSPSAQLLLSILKNEGSQFFTGVQAV; via the coding sequence ATGGAACTGCGCGACCTCGTCTATTTTGAAACCATTGCCGCGCTGGGCCACCTGGGCAAGGCAGCGGAAAAACTCAACCGGAGCCAGCCGGCACTGACCAAGAGCATTCAACGACTTGAAGAGTCATTGGGCGCCCGCCTGTTCGAACGTGACGGGCGACGGATCAAACTCACGCCGGTGGGCGAACTGCTGAAAGTACGCGGCAAGCAGTTGCAGCAGAGCATCGCTGAAACCCAGCGCGAAGTGCGCGATTTTGCCAGCGGGGTCATGGGCAACATACGCCTGGGCTGCGCTGCGTCCATGGCCGACAACCTGCTGCCGCACCTGACCGGCGCATTGCTTTCCCGCGCGCCGGAAGTCACCTTGAACCTGGTGATCGGCCAGGACGATTTCCTGCGCGAAGGGCTGTTATCCGGCCGATTGGACATGGTGATCTGCCCGCAGTACGAAGCGGACCCGCTGCTCGATACCCATGCCCTGTTCGATGATGAAGCGGTGGTGGTCGCCAGCCGGCATCATCCGCTATTCAATGCCAGCTACCAGATGCGCGACTTGTGCCAATACCGCTGGGTGCTGCCCGCGACCACCGTGGCCGCGCGGCGCTGGATAGACAATGCCTTTCAAGCGCGAGACCTGCCCCTGCCCCGGGTGCAGATCGAGACCACTTCGATTTCACTGTTGCCGCGCCTGATTGGCGAAACCCACCTGCTGTGCTTCCTGGCCCGGGAGACCCTCGAAGACGTCAAAGGGGTGACGCACCTTCGAGAGGTGGCGCTCAAGGAAACCACGATGAAACGCACCATCGTCGTATTCGTTCGCATGGGCGCCTACCTGTCGCCGAGCGCGCAATTGCTGCTGAGCATCTTGAAAAATGAAGGGTCGCAGTTCTTTACGGGCGTGCAGGCGGTATAG